The Trichoderma asperellum chromosome 6, complete sequence region accaagaaataaaagaccGCTACCCTGAAGACTTTGCGGCCCGTGATGAGGATAAATACAACTACCGATACCGCGGTGGCGAGTCGTACCGTGACGTGGTTATCCGCCTGGAACCGATCATAATGGAATTGGAGCGTAGCGAGGACATTCTCATTGTGACTCACCAGGCGGTTTTGCGCTGCATCTATGCATACTTCATGAAGAAGGACCAGGCTAAGAGTCCCTGGATGAACGTGCCGCTTCACACACTCATCAAATTGACGCCAAGGGCGTACGGCACGGAGGAAGTTCGGTACGAGGCGCATATTCCTGCTGTGAGCACTTGGCGCGGAAAAGGAAGCACTGCCAAGCATGAGAATCCCACTCCAGAAAGCCTTTGAGGCGGAGTATGAGAAAGGAATTTCAAGGAGGGGAGAAGGACAGGACCAAGAAAATTGTAAGCATTTAAGTTCATGATCAACTGAGAGTATCCGGAGTTTGGGAGAGACGAAGGGATAAAACTGCCGACCAACGGCACACAACAAGGCTAGTATACCACCTTACGCTTGTTCTTATGTGGTTTTTCGGATTGGAAATGGAGTACTTTGTACACTGACTGCATGGTCATCGGCCAAGGATAAGAGAGTGAGTCCATGGCTGCTCACTCAActctaaataaaaaatcaaTAATATGTTAACGCTGTTTGCTTTATTCTTATGACTATTTTTACTGCTTGGGAGTGTCCAAGAGTGACAGCTATATTGAGGCACTCTATACGTTTTTTCGATGAGTGTGCACATTTGTTTGTGATTCACAGTCATTTTCTACGGCCCTCTCAATGTTAAGGCGACTCTTGTTCACTCTCGCATGCTCACTTAAACAGTGTCATGAATATCTGCCCAATTCGAGCTGTGAATTGTTCTTTTTTCACGACGACATAAcagctctccatcctctcgcTGATGGATGATGGGCGATGGCGTTACTCTACTTGTCTACAGAAAGATATCCGATCAAGATCTGCCAACATCATGACATTCGTATCCCACGTTCTTGGCTTCGGAATCAACCCCCCCGGGCAAATCCAAGTCCATTATCCCACCATTGTTCAACAGCCAATGATACCCATGTCGCAGCCTCAGTTTCTACTGACGCCTCAAGTCCAATACTATCATCTTCCTGTCATCACAACGACGCCAACAATGGTAGCTCATCCTCCTTTTACTCCTCCTTCATTCATCGTGGCACCCGCTCAGCCATCAGTTTTGCCGCCAGGCACCGATATCAACAATCTaccaagcagcttcttcacaTTGCGGATTGTCTTTTACGGCCACCCATCCGACGACTATACGCCTCCGCTGTGCCTCTCGAGCGCGACATACAAGGACTCGTCGCTACCGAGTAGAGATGCCCTGCTTGCGGGGTTAGCGACCTGGGCTGGACATCATGGCCTTTCGATCCGGCATCCGGGTGGGCGAATCGACCCTCTCAGAGTGAAGCTGTATGTCTTGCCGAGGGGCAACGCGTTGGTGGTATCTGGGATGGATGTTGTGCCGGGTGTAGGCCTGGTTGTGCCGGGGGACGTGGTCAGAGTGGTGAGGATGGGAGGGATCGAGGAGAGGGACTGGGAAGAGGCGCTGCGGGAGATTAAGAGGGAGGGCTATGAAGCTGTTGTTGCGGTGGATATGGGCGTTTCCGTTTCTACgtctgaagaggatgatggtgGGTTGGACTCGACTACAACAACTACAGCCACGGATACAGTTTCaactccagctgctgctacggATGGGGACCAGGccgtagtagcagcagcagcagcagcagcagcagcagaagccgcATGATGGCCCTGTCACAATGGGCTAAACGAACGGAGTTCATTCATCATCACTCTCACAAGGAAGGAAGCGGAAGAAGACCATTTCAAAGTATCACATCTTTAGtaagataattaaataggagaagaaaatgaacaGTCAACTTTcataaaacaaacaaatcaGCATGTACGACTATAAAACACCCCCGCTCCCCTCATTCGtatacaaaaagaaaaagaaaaagaaaaaattaaccAGTCCTCGCCAAAACACATCGCAAATAAACCATCCCATACTCACACATTTGCATCCTgtagtagtataatattCCAAGAaaaactctttttttttatgtatatctgtcgccctttttttttattgcttcagaaggaggagaaataGGGGGGTTGTGTGTGACCATTTGCTTATATATCAGAAAAATCGCGGCTGCTCAGCGAGAACACCGACTTGctcaaaggcaaaaagaataTAGAAAAGAGGTTGGAGCATAGAACAAAAAGACCAGCCCCTCCAAcggacaaagaagagaagtagAGAAAGTGACAGTAGGACGAAGCCGTTTCAAGCTTCAATCTGCACCTCTTCCCCTGACCCATGgagtgaaaaagaaaaaaaaaaagaaaagagaaaaagaaaagaaaagaaaaggaaaaaaaaaaaagtaatgcTGTGTCTATCTTGCGTTGAGACacaaaaacttttttttttcgagcaGTAACTTTCGAGATCCCAGAAACATTTCCGGTAAAAACAGAaagagcagaaagaaaaaatcaaATAGGTCtttgaagaaaggaagaactTAAGCAAGGGATGCGCaacaaaaaagcaaaaccCACTAGACAGGTCGAGTCTTCCGAGATAAAAGTTTATGGTACACGAGTAACTCCGTTACCCAAATTATAAGAGCCtatcctccttttctcttccaaaCAGCGCCGGCACAAAAGCTCTAATATTTCCTTCGCTAAAACTGTCGCACAACGTGGCAAGACCCAAAAACTCCGCATCTCATGGCGTCTACTCCGTATATGTCGTTATGTAGAGAGCAGAACAATGTTgggggggaaaaagagagaatagaGCACTAGGTCCGTGGAAACGTCGGGTCCTGGATGAACGATGCTTCCGCACTAAGGCGTCGAGCTGCTCCCGGGTCTTGTTTATTGCCAACATATACACACACCAAACCAACCACTGGGTATCAATCCACCGACACACACATAGACCTGTGGAAAACAGGGGGCTTTCCAAATAGCTGCCAAGACGCGCATACTGTCGGGAACGAGTACACTATCCGGGTTCTCTTTTGCAAAACAGAGCTTTTTTCCAACTTGTCCAATATCGATAAAAGAAATGTCAAAGATAAAAACACCAAGTCGATGAAACCATAAAATAGTTCAAACACAAGACGCCACCATGCTGCATGATGATTAAGGacgtgaaaaaaaaattggcgtAATGCGTGCTACGgcattattgctttttatgCCGTAGGCAGGAAAGATGTCTAATAATGTCAATCATGCATTATCGCATCTCAAGCTGGGTTGCCCTTGACACGCTTTGCCATCCGAGGAGTCTGGGGTTTGACCCTGCTCTGTACCCCGTTGACTTGGCCAGCGCCTGGGGCGATGGAatcatcttcaactttgACAGTAGACGGACGCCGACGCTTATTGGAAGCCGGTGACGTGTTTGCACTTGGCCCGCTCGAACTTGTTCCCTGTTGGCTTGGCTGGAGCTGCATGCCAGGAGCTTGACCTGGCGCGGGACTACCGATGTGAGGTGAGCCGGGAAGGTTCATATGTACCGCCGCAGGGCTCGCTCCCATTGGAAATTGCCCAAAACCGGGTGTCCTGGGCCCTTGTACCATAGCTTGGCCATTCATCGCCGGTGTCGCGCTATTGATTTGGGTTGCTACGTATTGTTCAAGCGCTCCATAGGGAGTCAGGCCAGGGTTGGAGTTATAGAATCCGATTAGTGGGTTCATCTGACCCATGACTTCCACAATCTACAGAATTTAGTTAGATCGTTCAACTTCCCCATTATACCTCGTATATAACCTGTCTTTGACATACCTCGAGGAATTGATGGACGGCCGGAGTGACACCTTGTTTGTTAACAGCCGAATTAAGATCAACCAGCACTCCGGGTGGCTCTTTCTGAGGCGACTTGAGCTGCCGagccttgcccttcttggaCATTTCTGGAGACTGCTTGCCATCAATCGTGTTGACAGTACGCCACTCCTTGATCCATTCATGTGTTGGCTTCGCTGCCTCGACGACACTTCGCATAGATACAAATTCCTCGTGTCCTGTGGTGAGAAATTCGAACAATTCGATTTTCTGTTCGGCATCAAACTGCGTACGTAGCGTTCCATTGGCCACAAGCTAGGAAGGCAAGATAGATTAGCACACAGCCAAACAATACAGCCAAACAACTCCGGAAATCTCCGGAAACAAGGGGCTCGTGAACATCATAGCAGCAGGGAGAAAACCTACATGTGAACCCGTCTCAAACCAATAGACGAAGCTTGCTCGTTGGTTCTCGATACAGTAGCAGTCCCCAGGCAATGCCTTGTCGATGCTCCCACCGTCGAGAATGAGTTGTATACTTTTGACGCCACTGCTGAAATAGGTATGGATATATCGAGCAATTACCGGGTAAGCAATTTCATATTGCTTATCTGCTGCATCTTCGTTCTCGCTAACGTGTAATGAATGGCGGAAAACGCCGTTGGGTGATGAGAAGAACTGGGATACAACTCTGCCCCAATACGCGAGATCCTCTTTGCTCTTTGCTCCCTAAAGAAGTGAATGTCAGCATTCAAGACCCGACTATCAAAGGTTTTAGGGCAGCACATACAGGGAAGGTACTTAGGCATTCGCCAAAGTGCATCAGTCTTAAAAGGCACCTTGTCTTCATCCCTTCTctaagctgctgctgctgctgttgcatcATGGTGTTGGCCATGAGTTGCTGGGTTGCCACGGCAGCCATCTGAGTTTGATTCGGAGGATGGGCCTGTTGAGGCTGGGGTTGGCCCTGCTGCATCTGATTCGCCTGAGCCGGAGTCGGTGCGGGTGTCTGAGGAGTCTGTTGCCCCGTCGGTGCAGGTGTACCGGCTTGTGAGGCTTGCTGAGGCGTCGGCTGCGACTGGGGACCAGGTTGCTGCTGGGGTTGCGGCTGGGGCTGGCCTGGCGGTTGCTGacccggctgctgctgagcgccCATTGATGGCTGAGTGGCCATAGGATTCGGCTGTGGCATACCCGGCATAGGTTGAGCATTCATCGTCATGTGTTGTGCTTGGTTATGGCCCGCAGCCATTTGCTGGTTG contains the following coding sequences:
- a CDS encoding uncharacterized protein (EggNog:ENOG41), with the translated sequence MDDGRWRYSTCLQKDIRSRSANIMTFVSHVLGFGINPPGQIQVHYPTIVQQPMIPMSQPQFLLTPQVQYYHLPVITTTPTMVAHPPFTPPSFIVAPAQPSVLPPGTDINNLPSSFFTLRIVFYGHPSDDYTPPLCLSSATYKDSSLPSRDALLAGLATWAGHHGLSIRHPGGRIDPLRVKLYVLPRGNALVVSGMDVVPGVGLVVPGDVVRVVRMGGIEERDWEEALREIKREGYEAVVAVDMGVSVSTSEEDDGGLDSTTTTTATDTVSTPAAATDGDQAVVAAAAAAAAAEAA